The following is a genomic window from Cuculus canorus isolate bCucCan1 chromosome 22, bCucCan1.pri, whole genome shotgun sequence.
ACAAAAAAACCTTAGGCACACATCTTCGTTTACCTGTCGTGTTCTTTGTCCACAAGATGGTATCGTGCTCTGAATGCTACCAGGTGAGCATAATACGCTGGTGCAGGTATAGAAACCGATCGTGTACAGCGCACATACGTGTGGCAGAGCTGGTAAGTCAGCAGCTGAAGTTCATCTGCAGTAAAACAGTTATCATCCCACAAAACATGATAGTGTGAGGGACGGCTGGTACCCTGAGAAGAAGGGAACAGCAATTCACTTATGTGGCTTTTCCATACGATCAAGtcagaagaaattcagaaaggGCCAGACTACCTTGTCTGAACTCAAATGTAGCAGCAGTCAAAGAACATTCAGTCTTTTGTCAGCTCTAATGTATTTAAAGACGAATAACAAGTCTAACATGCACATGATTATGTTATTCTAATTATTATTGCTTGGAAAAAAGACTCCACACACCTTCTAGATAACCCTCAACAATCAAAACCTGCTCCCAATGTGACTAAACCACCTCTAAACTACTTTAGGTTAAAACTGGAAACATGCCCACGCAACCTAAACAAAGCCTATGACAATGTGGTCAGACTCACTTGAGAAAagtttaaagttatttttcccatttttaagcAATACCCTGATACAATTTTTATCAGGAAGTGGACTCTCCATTGTATCGCTGGCAATACCACCGTGTGCTGGATTTAACTCCCACAGCCTGTCATTTGCTAATCTGCATATAGTCACACAATCAAACATCGCCTTCAGTCTTTGAAACTGTTTACATGTTTACATGTGAAAACTTGATTCCACAATCATTTCATTGTGGCTATAAAAGTTGCAAGTTTTACTTCCAGAATAGCAAAGGTACAAAATAAAGTGGCCTCTATAAAATAAACTTAAAGCGTGACTTACCATCAACACAAGTTTTAAAGGTGTAGCAGAGAGCACCTCTTAAGTAGATAACACTACTAGTCCCACAATATCTCAGACAGAACTCAACTAAATGACATTTCCCTACTAAACAACTGTTTGTAAACACAAGCGTCACGAAAGGGAGAAACCCAACATGTTCTAAATTCACATTTCCTTACAAAGAAATAACAGTACCTGTATTCCAGCATGGCTACAGAGGTAAAAATCAAACTCGTATGGATGTGTAATGTCTGTATCTACAGTTGTTCCAGCTGGAATATTTCCACTTCGTCCAACCTAGGGAAAAGATTTTGTTAAAAAGTGCAGCTAACAACTGTTTATACACCTcaactgtaattaaaaatacaagtttctATTTAACGCATGCAAGGTTTCAGTGACTGAACTGTCTCCGTACTGTCTGGAACACGTCGATACGGCAGCCTGGGATGTTTGAGGTGGACGCTGCCAGGAGCACATTGCACCCACAGCACTTCAGAACCTCAGAAAGCCAGAAGCACTGCACACACATTTGTATTTAGAACTGTCAGCTTGAGTTTGGATCAACTCACTcagaggaatagaaaagttaaggTTTCCATCATTGCGTATTTCCTTCTGCAATAGAAGCCGTAGATGTGGGCCTAGTTAAGTTTGATAAATAATGGCTACAGTTCCCTGACAAAGACAAGCATCAAcatacaacaacaacaaagcctgatgggatttttcttttttaaatacttaaagatCAAGATTTTTAAGTTTTGGGCCACATTTTGTGCCTATTGAGTCAACAACTCCCCTGAATGCAAAGACAACCAGACTGACAGAGGCCCACACTAATGTTTTCTCCAGCAGCGTAACTGCTTGACATCAAGCTCTCCACACAAGGCTTACGAGACAATGACAATGATTACCCTTTCTGTTCTGTCAGCACAGAACAATCGTGTATGATGTCGCTTCTGCACCACGATATAGGTTATTCCAGGCTGGTAATCCTTCTCCAAACTGATGCAGGCTTCTCGAATGGCTAGCAGTTCATAGTACAAAACCTGCGAGAGCAAGAACGGAACACGTTAgggttttccttcccttgtaTTCTATACACAACACTCAATAAACAGAGTTACTGTGCGATAACACACCCCTACAGGAAACCCACAAAGGAACCAACCTGGCGAAACTGTCCTTCAGAGACCCCATCCCTGTAGAAGATGATACGCGTGGGCTTAAACCGCGTTGACTTGTAGAACTGGATGAGAAGCTCTCTCACCATGGAGGCGAGATCTTGGATGATTTCCTGCCGGGGTCGTTGAACTCTCACTGTGGCACAGTACCGGCTTGGATGAGCATCCATACTACCTACAACCTTCAGGGGAAGACTACATCAGTAACGGCTTCAAGATCAAATCTATACCAAAAGAacttaaaagagcaaaaaagcTAAGAGGACCTATTTTCAAGTAAAAGATGCTGACTTTAAAACGATAACCACAGTAACATTTGTAACTGGAACTTGTAGAAGGTATGGGTTTAACACCTTTTAGAAAGAGGTAAAACCTGCCTCCTAAGCACAGAATCCATCTGCCTTGGATTCCGCCCCTCTGTTGACAGCACACTAGTGTAGAATGCAGacactttctttcttcaaagtttTCTCATCTTTTACACAGAGAAACACTTCAGTTTGCCTTGGTTACTTTAAGCAAGGATGCAGTTTCTGTAGCTGCAATCAATGTCAAGTAAAATACCAGGGGGAGAAGAACAGGAGAGGACTGACCAAGCATCCAACCACCACCTTGATTTCCTGAACTGTACCAGCACAAAATGTAAAAAGTATCAAAAACATCCCTGAAACCAGGCCTTTGggtgctttttcctcctttaaagtGTTACTAACATCACAAAGCTGCATTATTTCTTCTAGAATATCTTTGTAGAAATGTAAATAACGTGACTGCCGTTTTAccttgatttaaaaattaaaaagctaaGAAAACAGTCTGAAGcctcaagcagtgtttttcttttaaagatgtgATTTTTAATAACATTGGAAATGCTACAAAGAACTGGCTTAAGCCCTGAAAGATATTTGACACAGACATAGTCCGTGAGTTGCATTTCCTATTCTAACATTTACTTAAGATATAAAAACAATGCCAGCTTAATAAAACTTACAGCAGCTATGGAAGGCTTCTTTCCATCTCCAGCGGGAGGGTGAGTGACATCGGCTCCCAAAAAGATCACTGGCTGCTGGAACACAGAAggtcttcaaaaagaaaaaagtgctaAGTCACACTTGTAGATGAACAGTTGGCACAAGGTCATTGCTCAACAtgggttttgtttctatttCGGCTAAGCAACACAGAGGAGACTTCTTATCAGATTCTCTGGCCAACCTAAACAGTGAGAGCTTTGTGGACAAGATGTGAACTTCCAAACCACCACAGTAGTTGTTCCACAAACACTCTGCCAGTTAACTCCAAGGGAGGTTCaaattagacatcaggaaaaatcccttcaccaaaagggttctcaggcactggcagagattgcccaggaaggtggtgaagtcaccagccctggagggatttaaaagccaagCAGATGAGGTATCGGGGatatggttcagtagtggacaggtatgggtggacaggtatggttggactggatggtctcaaaggtcttctccaaccaaacAATTGTACGACTCTCTGAACTGTGGCACCCCTGAACAGTACAGACAGCTCCTTGCAGAGCTACAGGACGATGACAGTAGCACCTGGAGGCCAGCTAAGCACAGCTTTGGTTCTGGCATTTACCTTGAACAGCACACTAATAACTAAATCAACTGCTTCCCTCTGTGACATGTTCTGTGCTCCTAAACCTGCAGAAAACGTCCagtaatattaatatttcaacCTCCTTAGATCTGCAGTTTCTCTTCAGATTTTTGAAACTgatcaaacagcagaaaagattCTTGGACCTTACGCAGAGGCCAACGACCACACAGAGCCCAGTCGAGAAGGAATTTAATTCTACTTCAAATAGCATGTACTATTACCAGAAGaatatttcagcttaaaacttgGCTGCCTTTAAATTTTGGGTGCTAAGTATCAAGCTTAAACATCTCTTacacaaaacccaaatcagTCTCACAGAGATCCTTACCGTTGATGAGGTACAAGGATGTTGTTGATTCCTCCTAGTTTAACATTAATCTTCAGGCACAGATTTGATAGTGTCTGTGGAGATGTTTTAATGACGTTCTTGACTTGAACACACTGTGTGGCCATTCCCAACAGCGTATCTCCCACACGCTTCACCTCCGCTGAGAAGCAAGTAGTAGGATacaacttgagtccatttcaAAGTActactgtatttttatcttaGTTCAAAGTCACAATGGTTTAAATGTACATACTTTGCAAAATAACTTCATGCCTAGCCCTGCTTccaatttattttatcttcagaCACAAAACATTGGTTTCTAATGTCTAAGGACATAATTTTCTAACATATGCTGGGCAGGAAATTTCTCAAAGCGACGCTTGACCAAATGTGTAAAGACAGCAAAATCCCCTTACCGTACACCGGTGTTTTCCCTGGCAGGATGACAATAATGAGCTGAAGCCCTGAATAGGTGTTCTTGAGGTGTCGAAACATGGGTTCCACGCTGTCTGCACCCTGGGCGTATTTGCAGAAGCAGGGCTGGCCTTGGATCGGCATCCCTGCGTCCTTGGAGATCTTGCGCAGCTGGTCTGTAAAACCCCTGAAGAGGAGaagttttctgaattttcacAGTAACAATAGCCCACAATCACCAGTGCAGAAGGGGACAGAACTGggttttaaacagcttttaaagcagCACTTTGAAAACATTCATTATGTGGAGGCCATACAGCTTTGAAACTCCACAGACCAGAATGGAAAAAGCCCTAAGCAAACTAGTTCGAGTCCCCTTTAGTACTTCATCCAAGATGCCAGAAGGAACTATGCACAAAGCAGCAACAACCTAATGTGACAAAAACCCCAGATGCACCCAAATATAGCGTTCTGACTGTAGCTTCCAGCAAAGAAGCGAGCCAGCTTGATTCCTTAACATCTCAGATTACTAAAACCAGGTAAAATGCTCATTAGAAAGCTTATGTTCATGTTTTCACTATGACAGCTTCATTGAGAGAACAGCTGAAAGCCTGAACCACGACATGCCTTACTTCAGTATCTCTTCTCTGCACTGTCTCTGCGTTGCAAAGCAAGCTATCGCCCACATCTTGATCTCAACACCAGTGTGAAACTGTTTCCCTCTCATGTCCCACACTCCATGGCTTGGGGTTGCCACTGTTCGATTCTggggaaataaaaccaacagaTCGTCAAGGaacacaaaacaacaacaagaagtTGTAACAAACTCTGACCCCTCTACCACACTGTTCAGCTGAACTGACTAAAACAGTGAAGGTGCGCAGGAAAGCTCTCtgttaaagagaaataaaagaaaagccGAAGCCCTCACCCGTCCTCCATACTGCAACATGGGAGCAGGGAGCACGCGCCCCGTCACGTGGGCCATCTCATCCCGGACTTTGAACTGGAACTCTTGAACGAATGGATCTGCATCATAATTTGCACTTCTCACCTGGAAGAGTTTTTCCACATAACAGAAATACCTAATTAGAATTCATATAACAAACACGAATGCTGCAGAAGTGTTCAACAACCTCCTTGCCACGGAAAATGGCTTAGAATTAAACTGCTCGGCACCATCAACCTATCCCCAGCGAAAACAACTGATACCATGAGATACGCTGGCTGAGAATTTTCGTTCCCTTAGTTACTCAAGTGCTCATTTGTAGTAGGCTTATTTAAGAGAAGTCTATTTACTCATAGGATAGCTTGAAAACACTCTCCTTTAGAGACAGGCACATCCaagattaaattaattccttttattactgtcttctgtattttccagaCCAGCCttattctgattaaaaaaatcttggttAGCTCGTCAGCTCAAACCGCAGATGGTTTCAAACAAGAACTCTAGTAAACAAAGAGTATTCAACTAAA
Proteins encoded in this region:
- the AGO3 gene encoding protein argonaute-3; translation: MEIGSAGPVGAQPLLMVPRRPGYGTMGKPIKLLANCFQVEIPKIDVYLYEVDIKPDKCPRRVNREVVDSMVQHFKVTIFGDRRPVYDGKRSLYTANPLPVATTGVDLDVTLPGEGGKDRPFKVSIKFVSRVSWHLLHEVLTGRTLPEPLELDKPISTNPVHAVDVVLRHLPSMKYTPVGRSFFSAPEGYDHPLGGGREVWFGFHQSVRPAMWKMMLNIDVSATAFYKAQPVIQFMCEVLDIHNIDEQPRPLTDSHRVKFTKEIKGLKVEVTHCGTMRRKYRVCNVTRRPASHQTFPLQLENGQTVERTVAQYFREKYNLQLKYPHLPCLQVGQEQKHTYLPLEVCNIVAGQRCIKKLTDNQTSTMIKATARSAPDRQEEISRLVRSANYDADPFVQEFQFKVRDEMAHVTGRVLPAPMLQYGGRNRTVATPSHGVWDMRGKQFHTGVEIKMWAIACFATQRQCREEILKGFTDQLRKISKDAGMPIQGQPCFCKYAQGADSVEPMFRHLKNTYSGLQLIIVILPGKTPVYAEVKRVGDTLLGMATQCVQVKNVIKTSPQTLSNLCLKINVKLGGINNILVPHQRPSVFQQPVIFLGADVTHPPAGDGKKPSIAAVVGSMDAHPSRYCATVRVQRPRQEIIQDLASMVRELLIQFYKSTRFKPTRIIFYRDGVSEGQFRQVLYYELLAIREACISLEKDYQPGITYIVVQKRHHTRLFCADRTERVGRSGNIPAGTTVDTDITHPYEFDFYLCSHAGIQGTSRPSHYHVLWDDNCFTADELQLLTYQLCHTYVRCTRSVSIPAPAYYAHLVAFRARYHLVDKEHDSAEGSHVSGQSNGRDPQALAKAVQIHQDTLRTMYFA